One stretch of Monomorium pharaonis isolate MP-MQ-018 chromosome 10, ASM1337386v2, whole genome shotgun sequence DNA includes these proteins:
- the LOC105830282 gene encoding uncharacterized protein LOC105830282 (The sequence of the model RefSeq protein was modified relative to this genomic sequence to represent the inferred CDS: added 173 bases not found in genome assembly) translates to MSAGSEFELENVLQQIFTECDSLVSTPMMNSSTVSVDGHTVPVTRIIGYIQEQLPTWSIDKLAELWRDLVTVSTNDRVDLDQFKETTKRWIAKMQQDGNNNSLEKYLANDADSSMKTMDKDIVGLELRVKFRKLNEENVVLRDELERCEELINTLRQEHSITKQQLKHYIKKCQQFEKENDEQRDQLNELLEKEKIKTLNLQRCMKEKENLLKQLEAAEIEIQIIPSLKEKLEMITKEKMNCIEVIAKMQEEFDEKENNFRHLKSTITELQDSSINIKENYECVISSLREKNRLLADENEELQSLSLFSVYPSRERLSTSPILNTDVCNMHSTPYKSTPAQDSLYMELKASGFTAECSRSDRKDLEEELNEYDVAIFEILEQLEKVIQVFVTMRGSDDDSPHFTPQDTNARVRNVDILKHKASFLLKMVTKMTRRNTRQDSSTQLRADPANATDSLDQFGIESFRNLLSTQTHRSIHTLLLNLQPSSLIAEDSRSQTFGYQHSETNTIDVPPFAQGDGLMQEDKKSMPLAVEVSNWKDFVHTEEENRSTKMPKVLQVDTKATLATLAEKTDARSFQVSDMSGTNNPTSPRRKIAVYCRSFDVVAVQDRCDDHPGSNNLEVRQSSKPDDSPARIESARDQNNTPDKNHPFNNYVYRNVKSDSDSSNSTPGKYFQDSMDDEPPIEPQSLLRNVRLAPTRLRFPEIRNEMDKTVETVSNRASPVPMNSTELDISMSSLSSSSLSPIDRHRKYDNISSSISPKLERKSAALEFKSSNENALQIFSMPKSRLFPCNQADSAKITDSEDPHSQASVQRVSNSESQSRFERSVDSQMSSREDSFIVSEPRKSATVTVTAGSVDVCSTIDEKVTNEAVDVISSTPLTTDEPVSAEVVVCKNVAQTDEKARERNRLTKQKTRQSRFFNTKRSHSEGENIGRKLECHCKRRNRPLIPEGFPERKVFPSLTDARLEESGISNLSDSELECGRENPSELELQKKYTAFSLCLCIDRLTLPRRIAMSIRQRDQSEKNLSSEVANMQQDIQELAPLCMDRESAERVDRVRHRLDMIVRCAHRVSCTAETLGAVHQESRVSRAVLLADKYLHLLHSRCEKLIASVAETKRILLENNITIEENSSELNDELPRLRYRSGTIVNNRMMMARRRASVATMSRPMGSTQDVTKDIVRQRNSVSGRMMTLRRPSFTSESAKWEIEKLDRTESSNSINELRDIFEQAESRRSSREENNNTRLSHSNSQSTINCATSDNDVWADIKEREEEEETISPEVFDNENIYSERRLSTKSPHSFQLKRRKRRLIWPIILSILFFFLLFQVIRAMVTNHVVNHVCQNQPLNKLIDYVIERYRQMKKVTSHPM, encoded by the exons AATCGACAAGCTGGCGGAATTATGGAGAGATTTAGTAACTGTTTCGACGAATGATCGCGTGGATCTGGATCAATTCAAGGAGACGACAAAACGCTGGATCGCCAAGATGCAACAGGATGGCAATAACAATTCTCTGGAGAAATA CCTCGCGAACGATGCGGACTCGTCGATGAAAACCATGGATAAAGATATCGTGGGATTGGAGCTCCGTGTGAAATTTCGGAAACTGAACGAGGAGAACGTTGTCCTTCGTGACGAGCTTGAGCGGTGCGAAGAATTAATCAACACTCTCAGACAAGAACACAGCATTACCAAGCAACAGCT AAagcattacattaaaaaatgtcagcAATTCGAAAAGGAGAACGACGAGCAAAGAGATCAATTAAACGAATTACttgagaaagaaaagattaaaacCTTGAACCTTCAAAGATGTatgaaagagaaggagaattTGTTGAAGCAATTGGAAGCCGCGGAAATCGAG atacaaATTATTCCATCCTTGAAAGAAAAACTAGAGATGATCACTAAGGAAAAGATGAATTGTATTGAAGTAATTGCTAAAATGCAGGAGGAATTTGACGAAAAGGAAAACAACTTTAGACATTTAAAAAGTACGATAACCGAGCTTCAAGACTCAAGTATCAACATAAAAGAAAACTATGAATGCGTGATTAGT AGTCTACGTGAAAAGAATCGTCTTCTTGCGGATGAAAATGAGGAGCTGCAGTCGTTATCGCTCTTTAGTGTATATCCTTCTagagaaaga CTTTCAACATCGCCAATTTTAAATACAGATGTATGCAACATGCATAGTACACCCTATAAATCAACGCCGGCACAAGATTCATTATATATGGAATTAAAAGCTTCA GGCTTTACAGCTGAATGTAGCCGAAGCGACAGGAAAGATCTCGAAGAGGAACTGAACGAATACGACGTTgcgatttttgaaatattagaacAGCTAGAAAa AGTTATACAAGTTTTTGTTACGATGAGAGGCTCCGATGACGACTCACCTCACTTTACCCCGCAAGACACGAATGCAAGAGTTCGTAATGTCGatatattgaaacataaagCGTCTTTTCTACTGAAAATG GTGACAAAGATGACGAGGAGAAATACGAGGCAAGATTCAAGTACGCAACTTCGAGCCGATCCGGCAAATGCGACCGACAGTTTGGATCAATTCGGTATCGAGAGTTTCCGGAATCTCTTGTCGACGCAAAC GCATCGATCGATACACACGTTGTTACTAAATCTACAGCCATCCTCACTGATCGCGGAAGACTCAAGATCACAAACGTTCGGTTATCAACACTCTGAAACAAATACTATTGATGTTCCTCCGTTCGCGCAAGGAGACGGTCTAATGCAGgaagataaaaaatctatGCCACTCGCTGTGGAAGTTTCCAATTGGAAAGATTTTGTTCATACCGAGGAGGAGAACCGATCGACCAAAATGCCAAAGGTCCTGCAAGTGGATACAAAGGCGACTTTAGCCACGTTGGCGGAGAAGACGGATGCCAGAAGTTTCCAAGTATCAGATATGAGCGGCACGAATAATCCAACGAGTCCCCGTAGAAAGATCGCGGTCTACTGTCGCTCGTTCGACGTTGTGGCGGTGCAGGATCGGTGCGATGATCATCCGGGATCCAACAATCTAGAAGTGAGACAATCGAGCAAACCAGATGACTCTCCCGCACGAATCGAGTCCGCTAGGGATCAAAATAACACTCCCGACAAGAACCatccatttaataattatgtttatcgCAACGTGAAGAGCGACAGCGATTCCTCGAACTCCACGCCGGGGAAGTACTTCCAGGACAGTATGGATGACGAGCCGCCGATCGAGCCGCAGTCGTTACTTAGAAATGTCCGTCTAGCGCCCACGCGTTTGAGATTTCCCGAAATCAGAAACGAGATGGATAAAACCGTCGAGACGGTTTCCAACAGAGCTTCTCCCGTTCCCATGAATTCCACCGAATTGGATATTTCGATGTCTTCCTTGTCGTCATCTTCCCTGTCTCCTATTGACAGACACAGAAAATATGATAACATTTCATCCTCGATTTCACCTAAGTTGGAAAGGAAGAGCGCGGCGCTCGAGTTTAAATCGTCAAACGAGAACGCTTTGCAGATATTCTCGATGCCAAAGAGCCGTCTATTTCCATGTAACCAAGCTG ATTCAGCGAAGATCACAGATTCAGAGGATCCCCACTCCCAAGCGAGCGTGCAAAGAGTCAGCAACAGCGAGAGTCAGTCGCGTTTCGAACGGTCAGTCGACAGCCAAATGTCGAGTCGTGAGGACAGTTTTATCGTTTCGGAACCGCGCAAATCAgcgacggtgacggtgacagCGGGATCCGTTGATGTATGCAGTACTATTGACGAGAAAGTTACAAATGAGGCCGTCGATGTCATATCATCTACACCATTGACGACTGATGAGCCAGTCTCCGCAGAGGTGGTGGTGTGCAAAAATGTGGCGCAGACCGACGAAAAAGCGCGCGAAAGAAATCGGTTGACGAAACAAAAAACGCGACAG tcgagattttttaatacaaaaagatCGCACTCGGAAGGCGAAAACATTGGCCGAAAACTGGAGTGCCATTGCAAACGAAGAAATCGACCCTTGATCCCGGAAGGTTTTCCTGAACGCAAAGTCTTTCCGAGTCTTACGGACGCTCGTCTGGAGGAATCCGGGATATCCAATTTATCAGACAGCGAATTGGAGTGTGGTAG GGAGAATCCAAGCGAGCTTGAACTGCAG AAGAAGTACACTGCGTTTTCACTATGTCTCTGCATAGACAGGCTGACTCTACCGCGAAGGATAGCGATGTCGATTCGGCAGCGCGATCAATCGGAGAAAAATCTTTCTTCCGAAGTGGCGAACATGCAACAGGACATTCAG GAACTCGCGCCATTATGCATGGACAGAGAATCCGCGGAGCGAGTGGATCGGGTCAGGCATCGGTTGGACATGATTGTACGATGCGCGCACAGGGTGTCCTGCACGGCGGAAACCCTGGGTGCTGTGCACCAGGAGAGTAGGGTTTCCCGGGCCGTTCTGCTAGCCGATAAGTATCTCCATCTACTGCACTCCCGGTGCGAGAAGCTGATCGCCAGTGTCGCCGAGACTAA ACGGATCCTGCTAGAGAACAACATAACGATAGAGGAGAACTCCAGCGAGCTCAACGATGAACTACCCCGCCTCAGATACCGGAGCGGTACAATCGTCAATAATCGTATGATG atGGCTAGGAGAAGAGCCAGCGTAGCCACGATGTCTCGGCCGATGGGTAGCACACAGGATGTGACAAAG GACATCGTGAGGCAACGAAATTCTGTTTCTGGACGTATGATGACTCTCAGGAGGCCATCTTTCACCTCCGAATCCGCGAAATGGGAGATCGAAAAACTAGATCGTACCGA gAGTTCCAACAGCATAAATGAATTACGGGATATTTTCGAACAAGCTGAGTCTCGTCGTAGCTcgagagaagaaaataataacacaCGACTAAGCCATTCAAACAGCCAAAGTACAATAAATTGTGCAACAAGCGACAATGATGTTTGGGCGGACATAAAGGaaagggaggaagaggaggagacaATTTCTCCCGAAGTTtttgataatgaaaatatttattctgagAGAAGATTAAG cacAAAATCGCCGCATTCTTTCCAATTAAAACGACGAAAAAGAAGACTAATATGGCCTATAATACTGAgcattctatttttctttcttctctttcaagTGATTCGTGCAATGGTAACGAATCACGTAGTAAACCACGTTTGTCAAAATCAGCCGTTAAACAAACTAATCGACTATGTTATCGAGAGATACCGTCAGATGAAGAAAGTGACTTCTCATCCtatgtaa
- the LOC105832079 gene encoding open rectifier potassium channel protein 1 (The sequence of the model RefSeq protein was modified relative to this genomic sequence to represent the inferred CDS: added 142 bases not found in genome assembly) — protein sequence MSKKQWLVLLLLFLTYLTLGAIIFYHIESHYENEKIIRERDERITINKLLRKHYVPSVDHNESEILQKITEYCGKSVYNYTEGEIDHLQWDFYNSFYFAYTVVSTIGYGNLAPTNTLSRILMIFYGLIGIPMNGILLTQLGEFFSRVFIRAYQKYKSYKQRQSCSDYPTKKSIPPETRKTMRLAAQIFLYLTPGFIIFIFFPAILFSHYERWSYDQSVYYAFVTLTTIGFGDLVAGQDNTKGSGPFFIMYKIFLICWISFGLGYIVMIMTFIARGMRSKKITRLEHKLAMNLKLTQSKIWNEFNKEVNYLRRVFNELQLSKVKRVYVDEYESEEPPAKFPRSNSFPNLRDLTIGYGDSFIPHPRRRANSEVVPTDVLTRVVSETDLQRIDKNATFAAHAIVQPAELLARLVNILGYIPPRDDFEWDQTEEQINAQNETQQSKSGAQGPVNNVPRWTIGGEKLSFARPRSRAASEIRLHTMKDDSIQRNTEWTWSGVASTKLQEMMKDRDTTVSSKDNKPYKKFASLALPITAPKNFFPRWRKQFASKRSSDVGTNVTNTRKAETTFDDSEKSNQQQNNSIGPLPSYLDERRDSISRRPHYYTHTGGNLPSYLEGNNLLEETSLADFLRALTALHARVGTVPDEYVAKPKRKLGTACLSPPKLPSLFTLFSNAPGSISANQSNQNTVTGVPSSRRMSLKLADNSGSSTPTSYIRKGSVPVRPRRFSLRPVVTPVSPPTPPDYGSPRSPLRLSQRMDNRNQEPISMEPFISVSPREPLVNMEGLPGISSPILQPSDNRRFSIRPAQLGTQPSPSSTKSTPLHTPKPLPKWKAGMLQRQITQMNLHRRTRAFSLGDVYSDKHEKTTPPLSPLAKDNTKIVDNSKPSSSNQKTVTIMSPAEEINMMTKNEFQGSAVLSSSSRDDKTAGRDQEGVISSINPFVLGISNEPPAALNETMILNMYKDGIYSQEDSIPVYESVYKPPSSVFEQKLVKLNDELDRTLQRELQETNVDFNEVPIKTEKKQNDTHIYVIDNLGASASNGSSPESRKDKPSVLIGSYKSSLQETIQKPTINPFEQYKAMTRTTQKKEDADLKEVKVEKPGDK from the exons aATTACTGCGCAAACATTATGTGCCCAGTGTCGACCACAACGAATCCGAGATCCTGCAGAAGATCACCGAGTACTGTGGCAAGTCGGTCTACAATTACACCGAAGGCGAAATCGACCACCTACAATGGGACTTCTACAACAGCTTTTATTTTGCTTACACGGTCGTTAGCACTATCG GATATGGCAATTTGGCACCCACAAACACTCTTAGCCGCATCTTGATGATCTTCTACGGGCTTATAGGCATCCCGATGAACGGGATCCTGTTGACGCAGCTGGGCGAATTTTTCAGTCGCGTGTTCATCAGGGCCTATCAGAAGTACAAATCCTACAAGCAACGTCAGTCGTGCTCCGATTATCCCACTAAAAAATCGATACCGCCCGAGACGCGTAAGACAATGAGACTGGCCGCTCAGATCTTTCTCTATCTGACTCCCGGCTTCATCATCTTCATCTTCTTTCCGGCGATCCTGTTCTCGCATTACGAGAGATGGTCCTACGATCAATCGGTCTATTACGCCTTTGTCACCCTCACGACCATCGGTTTCGGCGATCTCGTCGCGG GCCAGGATAATACGAAGGGGAGTGGACCGTTCTTTATCATGTATAAGATATTTCTGATTTGCTGGATATCCTTCGGGCTGGGCTACATTGTCATGATAATGACATTCATCGCTCGCGGTATGCGCAGCAAGAAGATTACGAGGCTCGAGCACAAACTAGCGATGAATCTCAAGCTTACGCAGAGCAAGATTTGGAACGAGTTCAACAAAGAGGTCAACTACCTGCGCCGCGTTTTTAATGAGTTACAGCTCTCTAAGGTCAAA AGAGTATATGTGGATGAATACGAGTCCGAGGAACCTCCGGCGAAATTTCCACGCAGCAATAGTTTTCCGAATCTCCGAGACTTAACAATTGGATACGGGGATAGTTTTATACCGCACCCAAGACGACGAGCTAACAGCGAAGTAGTACCAACG GATGTACTGACACGTGTGGTGTCCGAGACGGATCTTCAAAGAATAGACAAGAACGCGACATTTGCCGCTCATGCCATAGTGCAACCAGCAGAACTCTTGGCGCGCTTGGTGAATATCCTCGGTTACATACCACCACGGGACGATTTTGAGTGGGATCAAACCGAAGAACAGATCAATGCACAGAACGAGACACAACAGAGTAAATCGGGCGCTCAAGGCCCGGTCAATAATGTTCCACGATGGACGATCGGCGGTGAAAAGCTTTCTTTCGCCAGGCCTCGATCCAGAGCGGCCAGTGAAATACGACTGCATACCATGAAAGACGATTCTATTCAACGCAATACTGAATGGACCTGGTCCGGTGTAGCCTCGACAAAGCTGCAGGAGATGATGAAGGATCGCGATACGACCGTATCCTCAAAGGACAACAAACCGTACAAAAAATTCGCGTCGCTTGCTTTGCCGATCACTGCGCCCAAGAACTTCTTCCCTAGATGGAGAAAACAATTCGCGAGCAAGAGATCGTCAGACGTCGGTACTAATGTGACGAATACGAGGAAAGCCGAAACAACATTTGACGACAGTGAAAAGAGCAATCAGCAGCAGAATAATTCGATCGGTCCGCTACCTTCATACTTGGATGAAAGGCGCGATTCAATTTCGAGGAGGCCGCATTACTATACGCACACTGGTGGTAACTTGCCGAGTTACTTGGAGGGTAATAATTTGTTGGAAGAAACGAGTCTGGCAGATTTTCTCAGAGCATTGACTGCTCTTCACGCACGCGTAGGAACGGTTCCTGACGAGTACGTCGCCAAACCTAAAAGAAAACTGGGAACAGCTTGCTTGAGCCCGCCGAAGTTACCTAGTCTTTTCACTCTTTTCTCAAATGCGCCTGGTTCAATTTCGGCAAATCAGAGCAATCAGAATACCGTTACAGGAGTACCATCGAGTCGAAGAATGTCCCTCAAATTGGCTGATAATTCCGGTTCCAGCACGCCTACCTCTTATATCAGGAAGGGAAGCGTTCCTGTAAGGCCTAGAAGATTCTCTTTGAGACCAGTAGTGACTCCAGTGAGTCCTCCGACGCCGCCTGATTACGGATCACCACGATCACCG ctaCGACTCTCTCAAAGAATGGATAATCGAAATCAAGAACCCATCTCAATGGAACCCTTCATTTCTGTGTCACCGAGAGAACCACTCGTGAATATGGAAGGTCTGCCGGGAATTTCATCACCAATTTTACAGCCATCCGATAACCGACGTTTCTCCATAAGACCTGCTCAACTCGGCACGCAACCGAGTCCGTCGAGCACTAAATCTACGCCATTGCACACACCTAAACCGCTACCAAAATGGAAAGCGGGTATGCTTCAGCGACAGATCACTCAGATGAATCTACATCGTCGCACCAGGGCGTTCAGCCTCGGTGATGTTTATTCCGATAAACATGAGAAGACCACTCCACCCCTTAGTCCGCTCGCTAAAGACAACACCAAGATCGTCGACAATAGCAAACCGAGTAGCTCGAATCAGAAAACAGTGACTATCATGTCACCGGCGGAGGAGATAAATATGATGACGAAAAATGAATTTCAAGGTTCCGCGGTACTTTCTTCGAGCTCAAGAGACGATAAAACTGCAGGGAGGGATCAGGAAGGTGTAATTTCGTCGATTAATCCTTTTGTTCTTGGGATTTCCAATGAGCCACCTGCAGCATTAAATGAGACTATGATATTAAACATGTATAAGGATGGAATATACTCCCAAGAAGATTCTATACCAGTTTATGAATCAGTTTACAAGCCGCCATCTTCTGTATTCGAGCAAAAATTGGTAAAGTTAAACGATGAATTGGATAGGACACTGCAAAGAGAACTTCAGGAGACAAATGTCGATTTCAACGAAGTTCCTATTAAAACGGAGAAGAAACAGAAtgatacacacatatatgtaattgataatttaGGTGCTTCGGCGAGCAATGGAAGTTCTCCAGAATCGAGAAAAGATAAGCCTAGCGTGTTGATAGGCTCGTATAAGTCATCGCTACAAGAGACGATACAAAAGCCGACGATTAATCCATTCGAACAGTATAAAGCTATGACAAGAACTACTCAAAAGAAAGAAGATGCGGATTTAAAGGAAGTTAAAGTCGAAAAACCTGGTgataaataa